A stretch of Mobula birostris isolate sMobBir1 chromosome 2, sMobBir1.hap1, whole genome shotgun sequence DNA encodes these proteins:
- the LOC140211209 gene encoding G-protein coupled receptor family C group 6 member A-like: MRKPEFDVRGLVKILAMVHSIEMINNSTLLPGIKLGYQIYDTCTEPTMALRAVLQFLSKANYSDNCVEVHCNYTDYLPAVKAVIGAATSEVSISVARLLNINLMPQISYSASAKILSDKTRFPAFLRTIPSDSFQSKAIANLVHTFDWNWVGTIASDDDYSRSGIDDFISEAERLGICIAFREVIPFYSSDQVTTSRIKEVANTIINKTRASVIIMFARASHVTELFEILGVHNLSKVWIASDTWSSNNNIIRLETVHNIGDIVGFAFQKGNISKFENYVKNLSLSLTHPNSFLKNYYMLYNSCKDDLSKDIDTCIADERFQNYDAVTNDTKLQSQQNDFLLKNIEPGVTSSIQWSVVALAHALHTLLQCNEEICQRSLDFAPWEVSEDDVLCCAYGIDRFHQSSNCRESIAGGSMLQM; the protein is encoded by the exons ATgaggaagccaga GTTTGACGTGCGAGGTCTGGTAAAAATTCTTGCCATGGTCCACTCCATCGAGATGATAAACAATTCGACTCTGTTACCTGGAATCAAACTGGGATACCAAATATATGACACCTGTACGGAACCCACGATGGCACTGAGGGCAGTCCTGCAGTTTCTTTCTAAAGCCAACTATTCCGATAACTGCGTTGAAGTTCACTGCAATTATACAGATTACCTGCCAGCAGTTAAGGCAGTTATAGGAGCTGCTACGTCAGAAGTTAGCATTTCAGTGGCACGATTACTGAACATAAACCTTATGCCCCAG ATCAGCTACTCGGCTTCGGCTAAAATTCTGAGCGATAAGACTCGATTCCCTGCATTCCTGAGAACCATCCCAAGTGACAGCTTTCAGAGTAAAGCCATAGCCAATTTGGTTCACACCTTTGATTGGAACTGGGTGGGAACGATTGCAAGCGACGATGACTACAGCCGTTCAGGGATAGACGACTTCATTTCTGAGGCGGAGAGACTGGGCATATGCATTGCTTTCCGTGAGGTCATTCCATTTTACTCGTCAGATCAGGTAACGACTTCCAGGATAAAAGAAGTAGCAAACACCATCATCAACAAGACACGGGCGAGCGTCATCATTATGTTTGCTAGAGCGTCTCATGTCACCGAGCTATTCGAAATCTTAGGTGTTCACAACCTGAGCAAAGTCTGGATTGCCAGTGACACCTGGTCGAGTAACAATAACATCATTCGCCTGGAAACAGTTCATAACATTGGGGATATCGTGGGATTTGCATTTCAAAAAGGGAATATCTCAAAGTTTGAAAACTACGTGAAAAATTTGTCACTTAGTTTGACACATCCAAACTCCTTTTTAAAGAATTATTACATGCTTTACAACTCTTGTAAAGATGATCTAAGTAAAGATATAGATACATGTATTGCAGATGAGAGATTTCAGAATTATGATGCTGTCACCAATGATACGAAATTGCAATCCCAGCAAAATGACTTCCTACTGAAAAACATCGAACCAGGTGTTACTTCAAGTATACAGTGGTCAGTGGTTGCTCTTGCACACGCACTCCACACTCTCCTACAATGCAATGAAGAGATTTGCCAACGGTCATTAGATTTTGCACCTTGGGAG gtgagtgaggatgaTGTGTTGTGCTGTGCCTATGGCATAGACCGGTTCCATCAGTCGTCAAATTGCAGGGAGTCCATTgcgggtggtagcatgctgcagatgtag